A genomic stretch from Aedes albopictus strain Foshan chromosome 2, AalbF5, whole genome shotgun sequence includes:
- the LOC109403057 gene encoding uncharacterized protein LOC109403057 isoform X1 translates to MSGMYTTPANQPPICIVSTANSLDGMLQRFWEMDNLDHGRALTLDEQRCEDHFRRTVTRERDGRYVVRLPVRDDRLPYLGDAHQLAQRRLLSTERRFRTDPNLQQNYHQFMEEYARLGHMEPSVYTGNQQSFLPHHPIFRPDSTTTKIRIVFDGSCSETNQLSLNEVLYAGPTVQPTLLSIVLNFRIPKFVFIADIEKMFRQIWIHPDDRRFLQLLWRNDPTDPISKFQLATVTYGTSCAPFQAARVLMQLAEDEESRFPMGAKIIRKNTYVDDTLTGGDEIEEVVESTVQLRSLLATGGFNLRKWCANDERVLAKIPHELIEMPSEIEIDRSSSVKTLGLLWNPHSDQFAFKLPVLPTADVITKRVVVSEMAQLFDPMGLVGSVVAAAKIFVQRLWSGQYTWDEQLPEDLRLWWQAYRDQLPVLKQLQVTRRVISNKPYSIHCFCDASERGYGCCVYIVSSNHTSNLLITKSRVSPLRAQSIPRLELCAALLGSQLVNQILTTTDFSGSVTFWTDSSVVLHWIHSPSSVWKVFVSNRISEIQKLTEGQTWRHVPSEMNPADQISRGVQPSELVNNELWWHGPDFLVKSPACWPSNRKFPNIDNIHMTERRSLVSLFTTSTIHDKWDIFERYSELSTLLKVVAWCWRFFEHISKKRSGKFSTLTPEELNLALKRLVRLAQQQSFPDEIKLLTKAKGEECTQPEMNFKSLMKGLNVYLDEFGLLRIRGRLEKLSAPLDTRCPILLPSDHKITMLIARSIHHQTLHAGPTLLLATIRQRFWPLHGRNIARKIVRECIQCFRCNPRGNHQIMAPLPSVRITPARVFSNCGLDYCGPFLVRPLVGRGSSVKIYVANFVCMVSKAMHLEIVYDLSSQACINAMKRFIARRGRLLNLYCDNATAFVGANRELKELRVQFLGQFKTEHWNNFCLEQGINFHFIPARSPHFGGLWEAGVKSFKHHFRRILGSKSLRLDEMVTAVTQIESILNSRPLTPLSNNAEDLNALTPGHFIIGEPMFSIPEPDVTDMSINRLNRFQELKRSVQDFWHRWSRDYVSQLHQRPKWQTETHNDPVQGALVLLKQEHLPPLQWNLGRVVETYAGSDGHIRVVLVRTVRGMFKRAVTEVCTLPIDVLPTSSPIESQRSHERKQLGTDNGRIQVQIPRTTHRRIKRS, encoded by the coding sequence ATGTCAGGAATGTACACTACGCCTGCGAATCAACCGCCAATTTGCATAGTTAGTACAGCTAACAGTCTGGACGGGATGCTTCAGAGATTTTGGGAGATGGACAATCTAGATCACGGTAGAGCTCTGACATTGGATGAGCAACGGTGCGAAGACCACTTCAGAAGAACAGTGACGCGTGAACGAGATGGGAGATACGTAGTTCGGCTGCCTGTACGAGACGATCGACTGCCGTATCTAGGTGACGCACATCAGTTAGCACAGCGTCGGTTGCTGTCTACCGAACGACGGTTTAGAACTGATCCGAACCTTCAACAGAACTACCACCAGTTCATGGAGGAGTATGCAAGACTAGGACACATGGAGCCCAGCGTCTATACAGGTAATCAACAATCGTTTTTACCCCATCATCCCATATTTCGACCCGACAGCACTACCACAAAGATTCGCATTGTTTTTGATGGCTCGTGTAGCGAAACTAACCAATTATCCTTGAACGAAGTTTTGTATGCTGGGCCGACTGTCCAGCCCACACTGTTATCCATAGTTTTAAACTTTCGAATTCCCAAATTTGTTTTTATAGCTGACATTGAGAAAATGTTTAGGCAAATTTGGATCCACCCTGATGATCGTAGATTCCTTCAACTTTTGTGGAGGAACGATCCCACAGATCCTATTTCCAAATTTCAATTAGCTACAGTGACATACGGGACGTCTTGTGCCCCATTTCAAGCTGCTCGCGTCCTAATGCAGCTGGCGGAAGACGAAGAATCGCGATTCCCTATGGGAGCGAAGATAATTCGCAAGAATACATATGTTGATGATACGCTAACTGGTGGAGACGAAATAGAGGAAGTTGTTGAATCTACGGTCCAGCTAAGATCGCTGTTAGCTACAGGTGGTTTTAACCTTCGTAAATGGTGTGCGAATGATGAGCGAGTATTAGCCAAAATTCCTCATGAGCTGATTGAGATGCCTAGTGAAATTGAGATAGATCGGTCGTCATCGGTGAAAACTTTAGGTTTACTCTGGAACCCTCATAGTGACCAATTTGCATTTAAACTACCAGTGCTGCCTACCGCGGATGTGATAACAAAGCGTGTTGTTGTTTCTGAAATGGCACAATTGTTTGATCCCATGGGCCTCGTCGGCTCAGTAGTTGCGGCCGCTAAAATTTTCGTTCAACGTTTATGGTCGGGCCAATACACATGGGATGAACAATTGCCCGAAGATTTGAGATTGTGGTGGCAAGCCTACCGCGATCAGTTACCGGTACTAAAACAACTGCAAGTGACTCGCCGCGTAATAAGTAACAAACCTTATTCAATTCATTGCTTTTGTGATGCATCCGAACGTGGATATGGATGTTGTGTGTATATTGTTTCTAGTAATCACACAAGCAACTTATTGATAACTAAATCACGAGTTTCGCCTCTACGAGCACAATCAATTCCTCGTCTGGAATTATGTGCGGCTTTATTGGGCAGTCAATTAGTTAATCAAATTCTCACTACAACCGATTTTTCTGGGTCAGTCACCTTTTGGACAGACTCTTCAGTGGTTTTACATTGGATTCACTCTCCTTCATCAGTGTGGAAGGTGTTTGTTTCTAATCGCATTTCAGAGATTCAAAAACTTACTGAAGGACAAACCTGGAGACATGTCCCTTCCGAGATGAACCCAGCCGATCAAATCTCACGTGGAGTTCAACCTTCTGAACTTGTAAACAACGAACTGTGGTGGCATGGTCctgattttttagtgaaatcgccAGCCTGTTGGCCATCGAATCGGAAGTTTCCGAATATTGATAACATTCACATGACTGAACGTCGTTCACTTGTTTCTCTGTTCACGACTAGCACCATTCATGATAAATGGGACATATTTGAAAGATATTCGGAGTTATCCACCTTGCTCAAGGTTGTTGCTTGGTGTTGGAGATTTTTTGAACACATTTCCAAAAAGCGTTCTGGAAAATTTAGTACTCTTACACCAGAGGAGTTAAATCTTGCATTAAAACGCCTGGTTCGGCTTGCACAGCAACAATCTTTCCCTGATGAAATCAAATTATTGACTAAAGCAAAAGGTGAAGAATGTACACAACCCGAAATGAATTTCAAGTCCTTGATGAAGGGACTAAATGTTTATTTGGATGAATTCGGATTACTCCGAATTAGAGGACGGCTTGAAAAATTGTCCGCTCCATTGGATACAAGGTGTCCTATTCTATTGCCGTCTGATCACAAAATTACTATGTTGATTGCTCGTTCTATTCATCATCAAACTCTTCATGCTGGCCCAACGTTATTACTAGCCACCATCCGTCAGCGATTTTGGCCATTGCATGGGAGAAATATTGCTCGCAAAATAGTTCGTGAATGCATACAATGCTTCAGGTGCAATCCTCGTGGAAATCACCAAATTATGGCCCCTCTTCCTTCAGTGAGGATCACACCTGCGAGAGTGTTTTCCAACTGTGGTTTGGACTACTGTGGCCCTTTTCTTGTTCGTCCCCTTGTTGGTAGAGGATCTTCAGTTAAAATTTAtgttgcaaattttgtttgcatgGTCTCAAAAGCTATGCACCTAGAAATCGTTTACGATTTGTCATCTCAAGCTTGCATCAATGCTATGAAGCGTTTTATTGCCAGACGTGGTAGATTGCTGAACTTGTATTGCGACAATGCAACAGCCTTTGTGGGAGCAAATCGAGAACTTAAGGAGCTCCGGGTACAATTCCTCGGCCAATTCAAAACCGAACATTGGAATAACTTTTGTTTAGAACAAGGAATTAACTTTCATTTTATCCCAGCCCGCTCCCCCCATTTCGGTGGGTTGTGGGAAGCGGGGGTAAAATCCTTTAAACACCACTTTCGCCGTATTTTGGGTTCGAAATCTCTTCGTCTGGATGAAATGGTCACCGCAGTAACTCAAATCGAGAGCATACTTAACTCTAGGCCATTGACGCCGTTATCTAACAACGCTGAGGATTTAAATGCTTTAACGCCGGGACATTTTATAATCGGAGAACCAATGTTCTCAATTCCGGAGCCAGACGTGACGGATATGAGCATTAACCGCTTAAATCGTTTCCAGGAATTGAAACGATCCGTCCAAGATTTCTGGCACCGATGGTCCCGCGATTACGTGAGCCAGTTGCACCAACGACCCAAATGGCAAACCGAAACTCACAACGATCCGGTCCAAGGCGCATTGGTCCTGCTCAAACAGGAGCACCTTCCTCCACTTCAGTGGAACTTGGGTCGCGTCGTCGAAACGTACGCAGGGAGCGATGGGCACATAAGGGTGGTGCTAGTGCGAACAGTTCGAGGAATGTTCAAAAGAGCCGTGACCGA